In Gossypium raimondii isolate GPD5lz chromosome 12, ASM2569854v1, whole genome shotgun sequence, a single window of DNA contains:
- the LOC105764594 gene encoding probable calcium-binding protein CML15, with translation MAMMSSCGNISVQSADQLKQLKDIFMRFDMDSDGSLTQLELAALLRSLGLKPSGDQIHLLLGDIDANGNGLVEFEELESAILPDITHQILINEAQLLEVFQLFDRDGNGFITPAELAGSMAKMGHPLTFRELSDMMKEADSNGDGVVSFLEFTSIMANSAADFLGIKLNHSVK, from the coding sequence ATGGCGATGATGAGTAGCTGTGGGAACATAAGCGTCCAATCGGCTGACCAACTGAAGCAATTGAAGGACATATTCATGCGTTTCGACATGGATTCCGATGGCAGCCTCACCCAGCTTGAGCTGGCCGCTCTCTTGCGCTCCTTGGGTCTCAAGCCTAGTGGTGACCAGATCCACCTTTTGCTAGGCGACATTGACGCTAACGGGAATGGTCTTGTGGAGTTCGAGGAATTGGAGAGCGCCATTCTGCCCGACATCACCCACCAAATTTTGATAAACGAGGCCCAGTTGTTGGAGGTTTTCCAATTATTTGATCGGGATGGCAATGGGTTTATTACGCCCGCGGAGCTTGCTGGCTCTATGGCTAAGATGGGCCATCCCTTGACCTTCCGTGAACTTTCCGATATGATGAAAGAGGCTGATTCCAATGGAGACGGCGTCGTAAGTTTCCTTGAGTTTACTAGTATCATGGCCAATTCAGCTGCCGATTTTCTGGGTATTAAACTTAACCATTCTGTTAAGTAA
- the LOC128035403 gene encoding uncharacterized protein LOC128035403: protein MVRVSVQHPGQSRLRHKYFVKMSNEHMEDVDQEMYIRDRELDETESATPSVNPLGNQPNIERENVRDRDDSHLLRIIADALQRVAGTVPTTTSTPTTRRAPIKELRKYGATEFLGLKGIDPSTAEN from the exons ATGGTTAGAGTCTCGGTTCAGCATCCAGGACAATCCCGACTCCGACATAAatattttg ttaaaatgTCGAATGAACACATGGAAGATGTAGATCAAGAAATGTATATCAGAGATAGAGAATTGGATGAAACAGAATCAGCTACACCGAGTGTAAATCCATTAGGTAACCAACCTAATATAGAACGGGAAAATGTTAGAGACAGAGATGACTCCCATTTACTGAGAATTATAGCCGATGCTTTGCAACGAGTAGCGGGAACTGTACCTACTACGACATCTACTCCTACTACTAGACGGGCCCCAATCAAAGAATTACGAAAATACGGTGCTACtgaatttttgggtttgaaGGGAATTGATCCATCCACTGCAGAAAATTAG